Proteins encoded in a region of the Cytobacillus pseudoceanisediminis genome:
- the yqfC gene encoding sporulation protein YqfC — protein MAKKWGQFVRGWMTKNMELPQDVMMDLPRITMIGQIHIYIENHRGLLAFSDKELRLLLKQGQLLIRGKAFVIKTILPEEILLEGKIDSVTYISDTD, from the coding sequence ATGGCAAAAAAGTGGGGACAATTCGTCCGCGGCTGGATGACTAAAAATATGGAGCTTCCTCAAGATGTCATGATGGATCTGCCCCGCATCACAATGATTGGACAAATCCATATCTATATAGAGAACCACAGGGGATTATTGGCTTTTTCAGATAAGGAATTAAGACTGCTTTTGAAGCAGGGGCAGCTTTTAATTAGAGGGAAAGCTTTCGTCATAAAAACGATACTGCCAGAAGAAATACTGCTGGAGGGGAAAATTGACTCAGTAACTTATATTTCAGACACTGATTAA
- the era gene encoding GTPase Era → MNNTTTPKGHKSGFISIIGRPNVGKSTFLNRVIGQKIAIMSDKPQTTRNKVQGVLTTNDAQFIFIDTPGIHKPKHKLGDFMMKVAQNTLKEVDVILFMVNAQEGFGRGEEFILEKFQSVRTPIFLVINKIDQVHPDELLKIIESYKEKYEFSEIIPISALEGNNVETLLGQIKEYIPEGPQFYPADQVTDHPERFIVSELIREKALHLTREEIPHSLAVTIDKMERREDKDVIHVMATIIVERDSQKGIVIGKQGKMLKEIGKRARVDIENLLGSKVFLELWVKVQKDWRNKMSQLRDFGFREDEY, encoded by the coding sequence ATGAATAACACTACTACACCAAAAGGACACAAATCAGGGTTTATTTCCATAATCGGCAGACCGAACGTAGGGAAGTCAACGTTCTTAAATCGCGTAATCGGGCAGAAGATTGCGATTATGAGTGATAAACCGCAAACAACGCGCAACAAAGTTCAAGGTGTCCTGACTACCAATGACGCACAATTTATATTTATTGATACGCCAGGAATCCATAAGCCAAAGCATAAACTGGGAGACTTTATGATGAAAGTTGCCCAAAATACACTTAAAGAAGTGGATGTCATCCTGTTTATGGTAAATGCCCAGGAAGGCTTTGGACGCGGTGAAGAATTCATACTTGAGAAATTTCAGTCAGTCCGTACACCGATTTTCCTTGTAATCAATAAGATTGACCAGGTACATCCTGATGAACTTCTTAAAATTATTGAGTCTTACAAGGAAAAGTACGAGTTCAGCGAAATTATCCCCATTTCTGCTTTAGAAGGCAATAATGTAGAGACGCTGTTAGGACAGATTAAAGAATATATTCCGGAAGGGCCGCAGTTTTATCCAGCTGATCAAGTAACGGACCACCCAGAGAGATTTATCGTTTCCGAACTGATCAGGGAAAAAGCACTGCATTTAACAAGAGAAGAAATACCGCACTCGCTTGCTGTAACCATTGATAAAATGGAACGCCGCGAAGATAAGGATGTCATTCATGTCATGGCTACAATCATTGTGGAGCGTGACTCCCAAAAAGGCATTGTGATTGGAAAGCAAGGGAAAATGCTCAAGGAAATCGGAAAAAGAGCAAGAGTTGATATTGAGAATCTTCTTGGATCAAAGGTTTTCCTGGAGCTATGGGTCAAAGTCCAAAAAGACTGGCGCAATAAAATGTCACAGCTCCGCGACTTTGGCTTCCGTGAAGATGAGTACTAA
- a CDS encoding cytidine deaminase produces the protein MNSDQLIKEAMIARDRAYVPYSKFKVGAALLSSDGQVFHGCNIENAAYSMCNCAERTALFKAYSDGVKSFSAIAVVADTDRPVPPCGACRQVIAELCPPEMKVVLTNLKGDIKELTVEELLPGAFSPEDLHE, from the coding sequence GTGAACAGCGATCAACTAATAAAAGAAGCAATGATTGCAAGAGATAGAGCATATGTGCCATATTCAAAATTTAAAGTAGGAGCGGCACTATTAAGCAGTGACGGGCAGGTCTTTCATGGCTGCAACATCGAAAATGCTGCATACAGCATGTGTAATTGTGCTGAGAGGACTGCGCTTTTTAAAGCGTATTCTGATGGCGTAAAAAGTTTTTCAGCCATAGCTGTAGTTGCTGACACAGACCGTCCAGTTCCCCCATGCGGTGCATGCAGACAGGTAATAGCCGAATTATGTCCGCCTGAAATGAAAGTGGTTTTAACCAACTTAAAAGGGGATATTAAGGAATTAACAGTTGAAGAATTACTGCCAGGAGCATTTTCACCGGAGGATTTACATGAATAA
- the ybeY gene encoding rRNA maturation RNase YbeY translates to MNLNIDFLDETNELQENDIAKIEELINFAASKESVEPESEVSITFVTNERIREINREYRDKDRPTDVISFAMEELGEGEIELIGADMPRVLGDIIISVAKAKEQAEEYGHSFIRELGFLAVHGFLHLLGYDHENPEDEKKMFSRQKDILDEFGLTR, encoded by the coding sequence ATGAATTTAAATATTGATTTTTTGGACGAAACAAATGAGCTTCAGGAAAATGATATAGCCAAAATTGAAGAGCTAATTAATTTTGCTGCCTCTAAAGAATCTGTGGAGCCGGAAAGCGAAGTATCCATCACATTTGTGACCAATGAACGCATCCGGGAAATTAACAGGGAGTATCGGGATAAAGATCGGCCGACAGATGTTATTTCTTTTGCAATGGAAGAGCTGGGTGAAGGTGAAATCGAACTGATTGGTGCCGATATGCCCAGAGTCCTGGGGGATATCATTATCTCAGTTGCAAAGGCCAAGGAGCAGGCTGAGGAGTACGGTCACTCTTTTATAAGGGAGCTTGGTTTTTTGGCGGTCCATGGCTTCCTTCATCTTCTTGGATATGATCATGAAAATCCAGAAGATGAGAAAAAAATGTTTTCCCGCCAAAAGGATATATTAGATGAATTCGGGCTCACAAGATAG
- the rpsU gene encoding 30S ribosomal protein S21 gives MSKTVVRKNESLEDALRRFKRSVSKTGTLQEARKREFYEKPSIKRKKKSEAARKRKW, from the coding sequence ATGTCTAAAACCGTCGTTCGTAAAAACGAATCGCTTGAAGATGCTCTTCGTCGCTTCAAACGTTCAGTATCAAAAACTGGTACTTTGCAGGAAGCAAGAAAGCGCGAATTCTACGAAAAACCTAGTATTAAACGTAAGAAAAAGTCTGAGGCTGCTAGAAAGCGTAAGTGGTAA
- the deoC gene encoding deoxyribose-phosphate aldolase has product MTNNVAKMIDHTLLKADATKDQIEKICAEAKEYNFASVCVNPAWVKLSSDLLNGTEVKVCTVIGFPLGASTPETKAYETKNAIENGATEVDMVINIGALKGGDNELVERDIRAVVDAAKGKALTKVIIETCLLTEEEKVRACELSVKAGADFVKTSTGFSTGGATAEDIALMRKTVGPEIGVKASGGVRSAEDAQKMIDAGATRIGASSGAAIVNGLTSDSDY; this is encoded by the coding sequence ATGACAAATAACGTAGCAAAAATGATCGATCATACATTACTTAAAGCCGATGCAACAAAAGACCAAATTGAGAAAATCTGTGCCGAGGCTAAAGAATACAATTTCGCATCAGTTTGTGTAAACCCGGCATGGGTCAAACTTTCAAGCGACTTGCTTAACGGGACTGAAGTGAAAGTCTGCACGGTAATCGGCTTCCCGCTGGGAGCTTCCACACCTGAAACAAAAGCATATGAAACAAAGAATGCCATCGAAAACGGTGCAACAGAAGTAGATATGGTCATTAACATTGGCGCTTTAAAAGGCGGAGACAATGAGCTAGTGGAGAGAGATATCCGTGCGGTTGTTGATGCTGCCAAAGGAAAGGCACTAACAAAGGTTATTATCGAAACCTGTCTTCTTACTGAAGAAGAAAAAGTTCGTGCATGTGAACTTTCTGTAAAAGCAGGGGCTGACTTTGTTAAAACATCTACAGGATTTTCAACAGGCGGAGCAACTGCAGAAGATATCGCCCTGATGAGAAAAACTGTCGGCCCGGAAATCGGTGTTAAAGCTTCAGGCGGTGTCAGAAGCGCTGAAGATGCACAGAAAATGATTGATGCAGGTGCAACGAGAATTGGGGCAAGCTCTGGGGCTGCTATTGTCAACGGTTTAACAAGCGATTCGGATTACTAA
- the mtaB gene encoding tRNA (N(6)-L-threonylcarbamoyladenosine(37)-C(2))-methylthiotransferase MtaB: MPAVAFHTLGCKVNHYETEAIWQLFKEAGYERTDFESVSDVYVINTCTVTNTGDKKSRQVIRRAIRKNPDAVICVTGCYAQTSPAEIMAIPGVDIVVGTQDRVKMLEYIEQYKQERQPINGVGNIMKNRVYEELDVPAFTDRTRASLKIQEGCNNFCTFCIIPWARGLMRSRDPKEVIRQAQQLVDAGYKEIVLTGIHTGGYGEDMKDYNLAMLLRDLEAQVKGLKRLRISSIEASQITDEVIEVMDQSKVVVRHLHIPLQSGSNTVLKRMRRKYTMEFFAERLERLKEALPGLAVTSDVIVGFPGETEEEFMETYNFIKEHKFSELHVFPYSKRTGTPAARMDDQIDEEIKNERVHRLIALSDQLAKEYASQYEGEVLEVIPEESFKESSDSSLFVGYTDNYLKVVFPAAEEMVGQIVKVKITKAGYPYNEGQFVRVLDELNETEEAAV, translated from the coding sequence ATGCCTGCAGTTGCATTTCATACACTTGGCTGCAAAGTCAATCATTACGAAACAGAAGCCATTTGGCAGCTGTTCAAAGAAGCTGGCTATGAACGGACAGACTTTGAATCCGTTTCAGATGTATATGTAATTAATACATGTACGGTTACAAATACTGGTGATAAGAAAAGCCGACAGGTAATCAGAAGGGCAATCAGGAAAAACCCTGATGCGGTTATCTGTGTAACGGGCTGTTATGCACAAACCTCACCGGCTGAAATTATGGCGATTCCTGGTGTGGATATCGTTGTTGGCACCCAGGATCGAGTAAAGATGCTTGAATATATCGAGCAGTATAAACAAGAACGGCAGCCGATTAATGGTGTTGGAAACATCATGAAGAATCGTGTCTACGAAGAGCTTGATGTTCCGGCATTTACCGATCGGACACGTGCTTCCCTTAAAATTCAGGAAGGCTGCAATAACTTCTGTACTTTCTGCATTATCCCCTGGGCGCGCGGTTTAATGAGATCCAGGGATCCGAAAGAAGTAATCCGCCAGGCGCAGCAGCTGGTTGATGCCGGCTATAAAGAAATTGTTCTGACTGGAATCCATACAGGCGGGTATGGCGAAGACATGAAAGATTATAATCTGGCTATGCTTCTTAGGGATCTGGAGGCTCAGGTAAAAGGTCTTAAACGTTTAAGAATTTCTTCAATTGAAGCCAGCCAGATTACCGATGAAGTTATTGAAGTTATGGATCAGTCCAAGGTTGTTGTAAGACACTTGCACATTCCTCTTCAGTCTGGCTCAAATACTGTCCTTAAGAGAATGCGCCGCAAGTATACCATGGAGTTCTTTGCTGAGCGTCTTGAGCGCTTGAAAGAAGCTCTCCCAGGTTTGGCTGTTACATCAGATGTTATCGTTGGCTTCCCGGGAGAAACAGAAGAAGAATTTATGGAAACCTACAACTTTATTAAAGAACATAAATTTTCCGAGCTTCATGTATTTCCTTATTCAAAGCGTACAGGAACACCTGCAGCGAGAATGGACGACCAGATTGATGAAGAAATTAAAAATGAGCGTGTCCATCGCCTGATTGCATTATCAGATCAGCTTGCAAAAGAATACGCATCTCAGTATGAAGGCGAAGTTCTTGAAGTGATTCCGGAGGAAAGCTTTAAGGAAAGCAGTGACAGCAGTTTATTTGTCGGCTACACTGACAATTACTTGAAAGTCGTCTTCCCGGCGGCAGAAGAAATGGTCGGCCAGATTGTAAAAGTTAAGATTACAAAAGCTGGCTACCCTTACAATGAAGGTCAATTTGTTAGAGTCCTTGATGAATTGAATGAAACAGAAGAGGCTGCAGTTTAG
- a CDS encoding YqzL family protein — protein MMDFTWRVFSQTGNIDTYLLFKELEKETQDIPGSNDEELAEADFPIS, from the coding sequence ATGATGGATTTTACCTGGAGAGTGTTTTCCCAGACAGGAAATATTGACACATATCTTCTCTTCAAGGAGCTAGAAAAGGAAACTCAGGATATACCCGGCAGCAATGATGAAGAGCTAGCAGAAGCTGATTTTCCCATCTCATAG
- a CDS encoding 16S rRNA (uracil(1498)-N(3))-methyltransferase encodes MQRYFTESAVKENVFLIKGEDRHHIVKVMRMKEGDQIICVDQSQNSALCAIAEITDEHVAAEVVQWIEGSSELPANITIVSGLPKGDKLEWIIQKGTELGAHRFIPFTSARSVVKWDAKKSVKKAERWQKIAKEAAEQSHRTMVPEVFAPLDLKSLLKLSGDYSYKLIAFEEEAKQGEDSVLYKTLTSMNKGQSLMVVFGPEGGLSDNEVSLLQEAGFVACGLGPRILRTETAPLYLLSAVSYHFELMG; translated from the coding sequence GTGCAGCGGTATTTCACAGAGAGTGCTGTAAAGGAAAATGTCTTTCTAATTAAAGGGGAAGACCGCCATCATATTGTAAAAGTAATGCGCATGAAAGAAGGCGATCAGATTATCTGTGTTGATCAATCCCAAAATAGTGCACTTTGCGCAATTGCAGAAATTACCGATGAACATGTGGCTGCAGAAGTTGTACAATGGATTGAAGGGTCTTCTGAGCTGCCTGCCAATATTACGATTGTGAGCGGACTGCCTAAAGGGGATAAGCTTGAGTGGATCATTCAAAAAGGCACTGAGCTGGGAGCACACCGTTTTATCCCTTTTACTTCAGCCCGTTCAGTAGTAAAATGGGATGCGAAGAAATCTGTGAAAAAAGCAGAGAGATGGCAGAAGATTGCTAAAGAAGCTGCTGAACAGTCACACAGGACCATGGTGCCTGAAGTGTTTGCACCTCTTGATTTGAAGTCATTGCTGAAATTATCTGGAGATTATTCATATAAATTGATTGCCTTTGAGGAAGAAGCGAAGCAGGGAGAGGACTCTGTGCTCTATAAAACACTTACTTCTATGAATAAAGGACAATCGCTTATGGTTGTATTCGGGCCTGAAGGCGGTCTTTCTGACAATGAAGTTTCATTGCTGCAGGAAGCAGGCTTTGTTGCCTGCGGATTGGGGCCGCGTATTTTAAGAACAGAGACAGCACCTCTCTATTTGCTGTCAGCTGTTTCCTATCATTTTGAATTAATGGGGTGA
- a CDS encoding Na/Pi symporter, translating to MVQLLLFFLLIGLFIYGMTLLRSGLFNLSADSLKKWLAVMTNSPWKGLVIGTIVTAVLQSSSAVMIITIGMVAARMLTFPQTIGIILGTNIGTTFTTELITFNIESYIIPLAAAGSILAVLKKNSMRSTGLALLGLSAVFAAMRGFEYLAGSVKDNDMVNHWLLTLDGNYMFAVAAGIVLTAIIQSSTATTGIIMGFLTAGAMDLDTGIAIMLGSNIGTCVDAYLASIGSGKEAKLTAFAHIWLNCLGVAAFYPFIHALAVFGQSAAGSPDVQLAHISVLFNVISSLLVLPVANQFGRFVIRLHDR from the coding sequence TTGGTCCAGCTGTTATTATTTTTTCTGCTAATCGGGTTATTTATTTATGGTATGACACTTTTAAGGTCAGGTCTATTTAATTTATCTGCCGATTCATTAAAAAAATGGCTGGCAGTGATGACAAATTCACCCTGGAAAGGCCTTGTTATTGGCACAATCGTCACAGCTGTCCTGCAGAGCAGCTCAGCGGTAATGATCATTACAATTGGAATGGTAGCTGCACGGATGCTTACTTTTCCCCAGACAATCGGCATCATTTTAGGAACCAACATCGGGACAACATTTACGACAGAATTAATCACTTTTAATATAGAATCTTATATTATTCCGCTTGCTGCTGCCGGAAGCATCCTGGCTGTATTGAAGAAAAACAGCATGCGAAGCACCGGTCTGGCATTGCTGGGTTTATCAGCGGTTTTTGCAGCCATGCGCGGGTTTGAATATCTTGCCGGTTCAGTTAAAGATAATGATATGGTCAATCATTGGCTGCTTACCTTGGATGGGAATTATATGTTCGCAGTAGCGGCTGGGATTGTCCTTACTGCGATTATCCAATCAAGCACCGCAACAACTGGCATTATAATGGGGTTTTTAACTGCAGGAGCAATGGATTTGGATACCGGCATTGCCATAATGCTTGGATCTAATATCGGAACATGCGTAGACGCTTATTTGGCATCCATTGGTTCTGGAAAAGAAGCAAAGCTGACTGCCTTTGCCCATATCTGGCTCAACTGCCTAGGTGTCGCAGCCTTTTATCCTTTTATTCATGCCCTTGCTGTTTTTGGACAAAGTGCAGCAGGTTCTCCGGATGTGCAGCTTGCACACATCAGTGTTTTATTTAATGTAATATCTTCACTGCTTGTTCTTCCAGTTGCAAATCAGTTTGGAAGGTTTGTCATCAGGCTTCATGACCGATAG
- a CDS encoding diacylglycerol kinase family protein: MNSGSQDRKVRKHSVLKSFSFAFSGIRAALLNERNLQIHLAVSIAVIMFGVFFGISSLEWIIILLAIGGMLSLELLNTAIERVVDLATEEYHPLAKQAKDIAAGAVLVYAIVSVIIGGVIFLPKILIFLQ; encoded by the coding sequence ATGAATTCGGGCTCACAAGATAGAAAGGTCCGAAAACACAGTGTCCTAAAATCCTTTTCGTTTGCTTTTTCCGGCATTAGGGCAGCATTATTGAATGAAAGGAATCTGCAAATACATTTGGCAGTGTCGATAGCTGTTATTATGTTTGGGGTATTCTTTGGCATTTCCAGCCTTGAATGGATAATCATTCTCCTGGCCATAGGGGGCATGCTCTCACTCGAACTGCTGAACACTGCCATTGAAAGGGTTGTGGATCTGGCGACAGAAGAGTATCATCCCCTTGCAAAGCAAGCAAAGGATATTGCTGCTGGAGCAGTATTGGTGTATGCAATTGTAAGTGTAATTATAGGCGGAGTTATATTCCTTCCTAAAATTCTCATATTTTTGCAGTAA
- a CDS encoding NfeD family protein has product MIARRAITAFSLFFALLLLGSPFQGKADNEKILIVPIEETVEKGLYAFLNRAVQTAEEENASAIIFEINTPGGAVDAAGQIGRLLTSTNIKTISFVNKQALSAGAYIALNTDEIYMVPGSTMGSAAIIDQQGNTAGKKAESYWFAAMQSAAAQTDRDPVYALAMADESVDLPDLGAPKGKLLTLTAEQAKEVGYSEGTVDSRAELLKVLGFEGADIQTIDESFAEKVARFITHPVVIPILLSIGSLGLVLELYSPGFGIPGLMGLSALLLFFYGHMVAGLAGYETLILFVIGIGLIIAEFFLPGGIAGIAGIAAVLGSLFLAADNAAHMGMSILIAMGVSILASILMIKVFGKKMKFFKKIILTDSTNTEKGYISNKSRLELLGLEGYALTALRPSGTVVIGDERIDVVSEGGFILKGAKIKVVKAEGSRIVVREVSNLDLDK; this is encoded by the coding sequence TTGATTGCCAGAAGAGCAATAACCGCCTTTTCATTGTTTTTTGCTCTGCTGCTTTTAGGAAGCCCTTTTCAAGGAAAAGCCGATAATGAAAAAATACTGATTGTTCCTATTGAAGAAACTGTGGAAAAAGGGCTTTATGCATTTTTAAACAGAGCGGTCCAAACAGCTGAAGAAGAAAATGCCTCAGCCATTATATTTGAAATAAATACACCCGGAGGCGCAGTGGATGCAGCCGGGCAAATCGGAAGGCTGTTAACCTCGACAAATATAAAAACAATATCTTTTGTCAATAAGCAGGCCTTATCTGCAGGTGCCTATATAGCTTTGAATACGGATGAAATATACATGGTCCCGGGTTCAACAATGGGTTCTGCAGCAATTATTGATCAGCAGGGAAATACGGCTGGCAAAAAAGCTGAATCATACTGGTTTGCGGCTATGCAGAGTGCTGCCGCACAAACGGACAGAGATCCTGTTTATGCCCTTGCTATGGCAGATGAGTCGGTTGATCTGCCAGATTTGGGGGCGCCGAAAGGGAAGCTTCTTACCCTTACAGCGGAACAGGCTAAAGAGGTAGGGTATTCGGAAGGCACAGTAGATTCAAGGGCGGAATTACTGAAAGTGCTCGGCTTTGAGGGAGCTGATATACAGACAATTGATGAAAGCTTTGCAGAAAAGGTGGCCCGTTTTATTACCCATCCTGTCGTTATACCAATTCTATTGTCCATCGGAAGCCTCGGACTTGTTCTTGAGCTGTATTCACCGGGCTTCGGCATCCCTGGCCTCATGGGGTTATCGGCTCTGCTCCTTTTCTTTTATGGCCATATGGTGGCCGGTCTGGCAGGATATGAAACTTTAATTCTGTTTGTAATTGGCATAGGTTTAATAATAGCTGAGTTTTTCCTTCCTGGAGGAATTGCAGGAATAGCTGGAATAGCAGCAGTATTGGGCAGCCTGTTCCTGGCTGCTGACAATGCAGCCCATATGGGGATGTCTATTTTAATTGCTATGGGAGTTTCAATATTGGCATCTATATTAATGATAAAGGTGTTTGGTAAAAAGATGAAATTCTTTAAAAAAATTATATTAACCGATAGCACAAATACAGAAAAAGGCTATATCTCAAATAAAAGCAGACTTGAATTGCTTGGCCTTGAGGGTTATGCACTTACAGCTCTAAGGCCATCTGGTACAGTCGTCATCGGGGATGAGCGGATTGACGTTGTCAGTGAGGGAGGCTTTATCCTTAAAGGGGCAAAAATAAAAGTTGTTAAAGCAGAAGGCTCACGTATTGTTGTAAGGGAAGTATCTAATCTTGATTTAGATAAATAA
- a CDS encoding GatB/YqeY domain-containing protein, protein MSLLERLNEDMKQAMRNKEKEKLTVIRMIKASLQNEAIKLGKDLNEEQELTVLSREVKQRKDSLHEFEKAGREDLVEKIRTELQYVELYMPKQLSEDEVSKIVAETVAETGASSKADMGKVMAAIMPKVKGKADGSLVNKLVQQHLS, encoded by the coding sequence ATGAGTCTTCTCGAGCGTTTAAATGAAGATATGAAACAAGCGATGAGGAATAAAGAAAAAGAAAAGCTTACTGTCATTCGTATGATTAAAGCTTCGCTTCAAAACGAAGCAATCAAGCTTGGTAAAGATCTTAACGAAGAACAGGAGCTGACTGTCCTTTCTCGCGAAGTTAAACAACGCAAGGATTCCCTCCATGAATTTGAAAAAGCAGGTCGTGAAGATCTTGTTGAAAAAATTCGTACTGAACTTCAGTATGTCGAATTATATATGCCAAAACAGCTCTCTGAAGATGAAGTTTCAAAAATTGTTGCAGAAACGGTTGCTGAAACTGGTGCTTCATCAAAAGCTGATATGGGAAAAGTGATGGCTGCTATTATGCCTAAGGTAAAAGGCAAAGCAGATGGTTCACTTGTAAATAAACTTGTACAACAACACCTTTCATAA
- a CDS encoding PhoH family protein: MTEDLKTMNLQLEDPNEAIALLGNSDANLKVIEQELNVSIVTRGESVYVSGEMDKVELVGKVLDKLLYVIRKGINISQRDVMYALQMAHKGTLEYFSDLYEEEITKNAKGKSIRVKTLGQRQYIHAIRGNDLVFGIGPAGTGKTYLAVVMAVNALKNGNVKRIILTRPAVEAGESLGFLPGDLKEKVDPYLRPLYDALHDILGAEHTQRMIERGTIEIAPLAYMRGRTLDDAFVILDEAQNTTQAQMKMFLTRLGFGSKMIITGDRTQVDLPKGVKSGLIVAEDILKGVSGLSFVHLEQSDVVRHPLVARIIQAYEKEDN; encoded by the coding sequence ATGACAGAAGACTTGAAAACAATGAACCTGCAGCTAGAAGACCCAAACGAAGCAATTGCCCTATTGGGGAATTCGGATGCAAACCTAAAAGTTATTGAGCAAGAACTGAATGTTTCCATTGTAACCAGGGGAGAATCTGTTTATGTGTCTGGAGAAATGGACAAGGTAGAACTCGTTGGAAAGGTTCTGGATAAACTGCTTTATGTAATCCGGAAAGGAATAAATATAAGCCAGAGAGACGTTATGTATGCTCTTCAAATGGCTCATAAGGGTACACTTGAGTATTTCAGTGATTTATATGAAGAAGAAATCACAAAAAATGCAAAAGGCAAGTCCATTCGCGTTAAGACACTGGGCCAGCGTCAATATATTCATGCAATCCGCGGGAATGACCTGGTTTTTGGCATAGGTCCAGCAGGAACGGGAAAAACATATTTGGCTGTTGTCATGGCTGTAAATGCTTTGAAAAATGGGAATGTGAAAAGGATTATCCTTACCCGTCCTGCAGTCGAAGCAGGCGAGAGCCTTGGTTTTCTGCCGGGGGATCTGAAGGAAAAAGTCGATCCTTACTTAAGGCCATTGTATGATGCTTTGCATGATATATTAGGTGCAGAGCATACACAAAGAATGATTGAAAGAGGCACGATTGAAATTGCACCGCTTGCGTACATGCGCGGAAGAACTTTAGATGATGCCTTTGTCATTCTGGATGAAGCGCAAAATACAACTCAAGCCCAAATGAAGATGTTTCTAACCCGGCTTGGCTTCGGCTCAAAAATGATTATTACTGGAGACAGAACACAAGTTGACCTTCCAAAAGGAGTAAAATCGGGCCTCATAGTGGCTGAAGATATACTAAAGGGTGTAAGTGGGCTATCATTCGTTCATTTGGAACAAAGTGACGTTGTTCGGCATCCGCTTGTGGCCAGGATTATCCAGGCATACGAAAAGGAAGATAACTAG
- the floA gene encoding flotillin-like protein FloA (flotillin-like protein involved in membrane lipid rafts), protein MLEAGTVFVLVAVVLGVILLGILFTFVPVMLWISALAAGVRVSIFTLIGMRLRRVIPSRVINPLIKAHKAGLNVSTNQLESHYLAGGNVDRVVNALIAAHRANIDLSFERSAAIDLAGRDVLEAVQMSVNPKVIETPFIAGVAMDGIEVKAKARITVRANIDRLVGGAGEETIVARVGEGIVSTIGSSDNHKKVLENPDMISQTVLSKGLDAGTAFEILSIDIADVDIGKNIGAELQTEQAEADKKIAQAKAEERRAMAVAQEQEMKARVEEMRAKVVEAEAQVPLAMSEALRSGNIGVMDYMNIQNISADTEMRDSIGNMSDDGKNGRKND, encoded by the coding sequence ATGTTAGAAGCAGGGACAGTATTTGTTCTGGTTGCCGTTGTACTTGGTGTCATTTTACTTGGGATATTATTCACCTTTGTACCGGTAATGCTATGGATTTCAGCATTGGCAGCAGGTGTCAGAGTCAGTATCTTTACATTAATTGGGATGAGGCTTCGCCGGGTTATCCCAAGCCGTGTTATTAACCCGCTTATTAAGGCACACAAAGCAGGGCTGAATGTATCAACAAACCAACTGGAAAGCCATTATTTGGCCGGAGGTAATGTTGACAGGGTTGTGAATGCATTGATTGCAGCCCATCGTGCAAATATCGATTTAAGTTTTGAGAGAAGTGCCGCTATTGATTTGGCAGGCCGAGATGTTTTGGAAGCAGTACAGATGAGCGTTAACCCTAAAGTAATTGAAACACCTTTTATTGCAGGGGTGGCGATGGATGGTATTGAGGTTAAAGCAAAGGCCAGAATTACTGTAAGAGCCAATATTGACCGCCTTGTCGGGGGAGCTGGAGAGGAAACAATCGTAGCACGTGTCGGGGAAGGGATCGTATCTACAATCGGTTCATCTGATAATCATAAAAAGGTCTTGGAGAATCCAGATATGATTTCTCAGACCGTTCTCTCAAAAGGTCTGGACGCAGGCACCGCTTTTGAAATCCTTTCGATTGATATTGCAGATGTCGATATCGGCAAAAACATTGGTGCGGAACTTCAGACTGAACAGGCTGAAGCAGATAAGAAGATTGCCCAAGCTAAAGCGGAAGAAAGACGTGCAATGGCAGTAGCGCAAGAACAGGAAATGAAAGCCCGCGTTGAGGAAATGCGAGCGAAGGTTGTGGAAGCAGAGGCTCAGGTGCCGCTTGCCATGTCAGAAGCGCTCCGTTCTGGAAATATTGGTGTAATGGACTATATGAATATCCAAAACATCTCGGCTGATACCGAAATGAGGGACTCAATCGGCAATATGAGTGATGATGGCAAAAATGGCCGCAAAAATGACTAA